In Streptosporangiales bacterium, the following proteins share a genomic window:
- a CDS encoding TetR family transcriptional regulator yields MTAPQQARARGARMPRSARRKQLLHAARETFVAQGYHAAAMDGIAERAGVSKPVLYQHFPGKFDLYLALIDEHTAELVERVRSALRSTTDNKLRVAATFGAFFDFVEHEGEAFRLVFESDLRSKPEVRERLDAALSTCTDLVGQVIAEDTDLPPDGARLLARGLVGTAEVSARHWLSVRDEMTKADAVDLLARLAWRGISGWPRTT; encoded by the coding sequence GTGACCGCGCCACAGCAGGCACGCGCGCGCGGTGCCCGCATGCCACGTTCGGCGCGGCGCAAGCAGCTGCTCCACGCCGCCCGCGAGACCTTCGTGGCCCAGGGCTACCACGCGGCCGCGATGGACGGCATCGCCGAGCGTGCCGGCGTCAGCAAGCCCGTCCTCTACCAGCACTTCCCCGGCAAGTTCGACCTGTACCTCGCCCTCATCGACGAGCACACGGCCGAGCTCGTCGAGCGGGTCCGCAGCGCGCTACGGTCGACCACCGACAACAAGCTGCGGGTCGCGGCCACCTTCGGCGCCTTCTTCGACTTCGTCGAGCACGAGGGCGAGGCCTTCCGGCTAGTGTTCGAGTCCGACCTGCGCAGCAAGCCCGAGGTGCGCGAGCGCCTCGACGCCGCCCTGTCGACCTGCACCGACCTCGTCGGCCAGGTCATCGCCGAAGACACCGACCTGCCGCCCGACGGCGCCCGACTGCTCGCCCGCGGTCTCGTCGGCACCGCCGAGGTGAGCGCGCGACACTGGCTGTCCGTCCGCGACGAGATGACCAAGGCCGACGCCGTCGACCTGCTCGCCCGACTGGCCTGGCGCGGCATCAGCGGCTGGCCCCGCACGACGTAG
- a CDS encoding DUF3107 family protein, which translates to MEVKIGVQHAARELVVEYGGTAEDVQTAVVNALSSASEVLVLEDTRGRKVLIPGDRLAYVDIGEQSERHVGFGSV; encoded by the coding sequence GTGGAGGTCAAGATCGGCGTTCAGCACGCCGCCCGTGAGCTCGTCGTCGAGTACGGCGGCACCGCGGAGGACGTGCAGACCGCTGTGGTCAACGCCCTGTCGAGCGCGAGCGAGGTGCTCGTCCTGGAGGACACCCGTGGGCGGAAGGTCCTGATCCCGGGCGACCGTCTCGCGTACGTCGACATCGGCGAGCAGTCCGAGCGCCACGTCGGATTCGGCAGCGTCTAA
- a CDS encoding GlsB/YeaQ/YmgE family stress response membrane protein, with product MEISGIISAVVIGIVLGFGGKLLAPGRQKIKWWLTILVGIAAALVGTFLAGVLGVASTPRIDWIELIIQFVLAAIGVSLVAGAAGRKR from the coding sequence GTGGAGATCAGCGGCATCATCAGTGCGGTCGTCATCGGGATCGTGCTCGGATTCGGCGGCAAGTTGCTCGCGCCAGGCCGGCAGAAGATCAAGTGGTGGCTCACCATCCTCGTCGGCATCGCCGCGGCGCTCGTCGGCACGTTCCTCGCGGGCGTGCTCGGCGTGGCCAGCACGCCGCGGATCGACTGGATCGAGCTCATCATCCAGTTCGTGCTCGCGGCGATCGGCGTCTCGCTGGTGGCGGGCGCGGCGGGACGCAAGCGCTAG